A genomic segment from Parus major isolate Abel chromosome 21, Parus_major1.1, whole genome shotgun sequence encodes:
- the CAMTA1 gene encoding calmodulin-binding transcription activator 1 isoform X8 — protein MSILERLEQMERRMAEMTGSQQHKQGVGGGSNGNGNSGTQVQCVSGTGTLGSCFESRVVVVCEKMMSRACWAKSKHLIHSKTFRGMTLLHLAAAQGYATLIQTLIKWRTKHADSIDLELEVDPLNVDHFSCTPLMWACALGHMDAAVVLYKWDRRAISIPDSLGRLPLAIARSRGHVKLAECLEQLQRDEQTQLGQNPRIQCPSSTDSSTENWVSQWHSELVASQEPQKGVTVISSTNTELRRPRSEPSSYYSSETQKDYPAPKKHKLSPEYFQARQEKLLSTALSLEQPSIRKQNSSSKQSSTETISPSEGLRDYGRELSQHIPEVTGYRGSGSQAGIKWNAKDIYIGVSAVQVAGSQKGTALGKDAVAHRLRQREQMNVLMMADREMVDAELLSYRDNAGDEDCLHHMDELQVNMMTLAEHIIEATPDRIKRENFVPMESLLVERTDSAAMSTTMSWLASYLADVDHLPSAAQIRSLYSEPLTPSSNTSLSPAGSPISEIAFEKPSLPSAADWSEFLSASTSEKVENEFAQLTLSDHEQRELYEAAKLVQTVFRKYKGRPLREQQEVAAAVIQRCYRKYKQLTWIALKYALYKKMTQAAILIQSKFRSYYEQKKFQQSRRAAMLIQQYYRSYKECGKRRQNRRAATIVQQKLRSSLLTKKQDQAARKIMRFLRRCRHSPLVDHRLYKRSERIEKGQGT, from the exons ATGTCCATATTGGAGCGACTTGAGCAGATGGAGAGGAGAATGGCTGAAATGACAGGCTCCCAGCAACACAAACAAGGAGTAGGAGGCGGGAgcaatgggaatgggaacagtgGAACACAGGTGCAG tgtgtttctggGACTGGGACCCTGGGCAGCTGCTTTGAGAGCCGCGTGGTGGTGGTGTGCGAGAAGATGATGAGTCGTGCGTGCTGGGCGAAGTCCAAACACTTGATCCATTCAAAGACTTTCCGAGGAATGACACTGCTCCAtctggctgctgcccagggctATGCTACTCTCATCCAGACCCTCATCAAATGGCG CACCAAACATGCAGACAGCATTGATCTGGAGCTGGAAGTTGACCCTTTGAATGTGGATCATTTCTCCTGCACTCCTCTG atGTGGGCATGTGCCCTGGGCCACATGGATGCAGCTGTTGTGCTGTACAAGTGGGACCGCCGAGCCATCTCCATTCCTGACTCCCTCGGGCGACTGCCGCTGGCCATCGCTCGGTCTCGGGGCCACGTGAAGTTGGCAGAGTGCTTGGAGCAGCTACAGCGAGATGAGCAAACTCAGCTTGGGCAAAACCCCAGGATTCAGTGCCCCTCGAGCACAGACTCCAGCACAGAGAACTGGGTGTCCCAATGGCACAGTGAGCTTGTTGCTTCTCAGGAGCCTCAGAAGGGAGTCACAGTGATTTCCAGTACAAACACAG AGCTGAGGCGGCCAAGGTCAGAACCTTCCAGCTATTACAGCAGTGAGACTCAGAAAGATTACCCTGCACCCAAAAAGCATAAGCTGAGCCCTGAGTATTTTCAAGCCCggcaagaaaagctgctttccacTGCACTGAGCCTGGAACAGCCAAGCATTAGGAAGCAGAACTCCAGCTCCAAGCAATCCTCCACTGAGACAATCAGCCCCAGTGAAGGGCTGAGGGACTATGGCCgggagctctcccagcacatcccagaaGTTACTGGGTACCGGGGCTCCGGCAGCCAGGCAGGCATCAAATGGAACGCAAAGGACATTTATATTGGTGTGTCTGCAGTGCAGGTGGCAGGGAGCCAGAAgggcactgccctggggaaggaTGCTGTGGCCCATCGGCTGCGCCAGCGGGAGCAGATGAATGTGTTGATGATGGCCGACAGGGAGATGGTGGATGCAGAACTCTTGTCCTACAGGGACAACGCAGGGGATGAGGACTGTTTACACCACATGGATGAACTGCAG GTGAACATGATGACACTTGCAGAGCACATTATTGAAGCTACGCCTGACAGGATCAAGCGGGAGAATTTTGTGCCAATGGAATCGCTGCTGGTGGAGAGGACGGACAGTGCTGCCATGAGCACCACCATGAGCTGGCTGGCCAGTTACCTTGCTGATGTTGATCACTTGCCCAGTGCTGCACAGATCAG AAGTCTGTATAGTGAACCCCTGACCCCTTCTTCGAACACCAGCTTGAGCCCTGCAGGCTCACCAATCAGTGAAATAGCTTTTGAGAAACCCAGCCTTCCCTCGGCAGCAGACTGGTCTGAATTTCTGAGTGCATCCACCAGCGAGAAGGTAGAAAATGAGTTTGCACAGTTAACTCTGTCTGATCATGAGCAGAGAGAACTCTATGAAGCTGCCAAACTCGTCCAGACAGTATTCAGGAAATACAAG GGTCGTCCTCTCCGGGAACAGCaggaggtggctgctgctgttattCAGCGTTGCTACCGAAAGTACAAACAG CTTACTTGGATAGCCTTGAAG TATGCACTTTATAAAAAGATGACGCAAGCTGCCATTCTTATCCAGAGCAAATTCCGAAGTTACTATGAGCAGAAAAAATTCCAGCAGAGCCGACGAGCCGCGATGCTGATCCAGCAGTACTATCGCAGCTACAAAGAGTGTGGCAAGAGGAGGCAAAACCGTCGGGCAGCCACCATCGTACAACAGAAACTCAG AAGCAGTCTGCTTACCAAGAAGCAGGATCAAGCTGCTCGCAAGATTATGCGGTTTTTACGACGCTGCCGCCACAG
- the CAMTA1 gene encoding calmodulin-binding transcription activator 1 isoform X7, whose amino-acid sequence MPCRLPDNQFRMSILERLEQMERRMAEMTGSQQHKQGVGGGSNGNGNSGTQVQCVSGTGTLGSCFESRVVVVCEKMMSRACWAKSKHLIHSKTFRGMTLLHLAAAQGYATLIQTLIKWRTKHADSIDLELEVDPLNVDHFSCTPLMWACALGHMDAAVVLYKWDRRAISIPDSLGRLPLAIARSRGHVKLAECLEQLQRDEQTQLGQNPRIQCPSSTDSSTENWVSQWHSELVASQEPQKGVTVISSTNTELRRPRSEPSSYYSSETQKDYPAPKKHKLSPEYFQARQEKLLSTALSLEQPSIRKQNSSSKQSSTETISPSEGLRDYGRELSQHIPEVTGYRGSGSQAGIKWNAKDIYIGVSAVQVAGSQKGTALGKDAVAHRLRQREQMNVLMMADREMVDAELLSYRDNAGDEDCLHHMDELQVNMMTLAEHIIEATPDRIKRENFVPMESLLVERTDSAAMSTTMSWLASYLADVDHLPSAAQIRSLYSEPLTPSSNTSLSPAGSPISEIAFEKPSLPSAADWSEFLSASTSEKVENEFAQLTLSDHEQRELYEAAKLVQTVFRKYKGRPLREQQEVAAAVIQRCYRKYKQLTWIALKYALYKKMTQAAILIQSKFRSYYEQKKFQQSRRAAMLIQQYYRSYKECGKRRQNRRAATIVQQKLRSSLLTKKQDQAARKIMRFLRRCRHSPLVDHRLYKRSERIEKGQGT is encoded by the exons ATGCCTTGTAGACTTCCAG ATAACCAGTTCAGGATGTCCATATTGGAGCGACTTGAGCAGATGGAGAGGAGAATGGCTGAAATGACAGGCTCCCAGCAACACAAACAAGGAGTAGGAGGCGGGAgcaatgggaatgggaacagtgGAACACAGGTGCAG tgtgtttctggGACTGGGACCCTGGGCAGCTGCTTTGAGAGCCGCGTGGTGGTGGTGTGCGAGAAGATGATGAGTCGTGCGTGCTGGGCGAAGTCCAAACACTTGATCCATTCAAAGACTTTCCGAGGAATGACACTGCTCCAtctggctgctgcccagggctATGCTACTCTCATCCAGACCCTCATCAAATGGCG CACCAAACATGCAGACAGCATTGATCTGGAGCTGGAAGTTGACCCTTTGAATGTGGATCATTTCTCCTGCACTCCTCTG atGTGGGCATGTGCCCTGGGCCACATGGATGCAGCTGTTGTGCTGTACAAGTGGGACCGCCGAGCCATCTCCATTCCTGACTCCCTCGGGCGACTGCCGCTGGCCATCGCTCGGTCTCGGGGCCACGTGAAGTTGGCAGAGTGCTTGGAGCAGCTACAGCGAGATGAGCAAACTCAGCTTGGGCAAAACCCCAGGATTCAGTGCCCCTCGAGCACAGACTCCAGCACAGAGAACTGGGTGTCCCAATGGCACAGTGAGCTTGTTGCTTCTCAGGAGCCTCAGAAGGGAGTCACAGTGATTTCCAGTACAAACACAG AGCTGAGGCGGCCAAGGTCAGAACCTTCCAGCTATTACAGCAGTGAGACTCAGAAAGATTACCCTGCACCCAAAAAGCATAAGCTGAGCCCTGAGTATTTTCAAGCCCggcaagaaaagctgctttccacTGCACTGAGCCTGGAACAGCCAAGCATTAGGAAGCAGAACTCCAGCTCCAAGCAATCCTCCACTGAGACAATCAGCCCCAGTGAAGGGCTGAGGGACTATGGCCgggagctctcccagcacatcccagaaGTTACTGGGTACCGGGGCTCCGGCAGCCAGGCAGGCATCAAATGGAACGCAAAGGACATTTATATTGGTGTGTCTGCAGTGCAGGTGGCAGGGAGCCAGAAgggcactgccctggggaaggaTGCTGTGGCCCATCGGCTGCGCCAGCGGGAGCAGATGAATGTGTTGATGATGGCCGACAGGGAGATGGTGGATGCAGAACTCTTGTCCTACAGGGACAACGCAGGGGATGAGGACTGTTTACACCACATGGATGAACTGCAG GTGAACATGATGACACTTGCAGAGCACATTATTGAAGCTACGCCTGACAGGATCAAGCGGGAGAATTTTGTGCCAATGGAATCGCTGCTGGTGGAGAGGACGGACAGTGCTGCCATGAGCACCACCATGAGCTGGCTGGCCAGTTACCTTGCTGATGTTGATCACTTGCCCAGTGCTGCACAGATCAG AAGTCTGTATAGTGAACCCCTGACCCCTTCTTCGAACACCAGCTTGAGCCCTGCAGGCTCACCAATCAGTGAAATAGCTTTTGAGAAACCCAGCCTTCCCTCGGCAGCAGACTGGTCTGAATTTCTGAGTGCATCCACCAGCGAGAAGGTAGAAAATGAGTTTGCACAGTTAACTCTGTCTGATCATGAGCAGAGAGAACTCTATGAAGCTGCCAAACTCGTCCAGACAGTATTCAGGAAATACAAG GGTCGTCCTCTCCGGGAACAGCaggaggtggctgctgctgttattCAGCGTTGCTACCGAAAGTACAAACAG CTTACTTGGATAGCCTTGAAG TATGCACTTTATAAAAAGATGACGCAAGCTGCCATTCTTATCCAGAGCAAATTCCGAAGTTACTATGAGCAGAAAAAATTCCAGCAGAGCCGACGAGCCGCGATGCTGATCCAGCAGTACTATCGCAGCTACAAAGAGTGTGGCAAGAGGAGGCAAAACCGTCGGGCAGCCACCATCGTACAACAGAAACTCAG AAGCAGTCTGCTTACCAAGAAGCAGGATCAAGCTGCTCGCAAGATTATGCGGTTTTTACGACGCTGCCGCCACAG